The DNA segment CGTACAACATCGGGCTTCAGTTTCATCGCGAAGTTAAACCGTACTGGGTCCACCTGGTCGATTTCCGGCGCACCAACTACAGCGGCACCCAGACGCCACGCGATTACTCGTCGTTCGTTCGTATCATTGCAGACGATACCGGCGAAGACCGCAACGAACGGATCTGGATGAATAACCCGCTTCGTTACCGCGGCGAAACGTTCTACCAATCTAGTTTTGACACCCTGCCTAGCGGCCAAGAGGTCACCAGCATCCAGGTCGTCCGAAATTCGGGTTGGTTGATCCCCTACGTCGCCTGCAGCATCACGGCACTTGGCATGTTGGCTCACTTCTTGGGCACGCTAACACGATTCCTTAAACGCCGCGAACGCGAGACCCGTGTCGAACGCGAAGAACTTGCTGCGTTCGCTGGCAAACGACCGGCCCAGTGGCCCGTGTACGCCACCGTCACTGGATTCGGTGTGCTGGCGATGATGGCGCTCGTCCCTTGGACCGCCGTCATGAACACGGCCCGGCCAGCGGCACGAATGCAAAGTTTCGACTTTTACACTGCCGGTAAAATGCCGGTCCAGTTTGGTGGCCGAGTGATGCCGCTGGACGCTTACGCACGGCAAACACTCAAAGCAATCAGCAATAAAGAATCACTGCCATTGGACACGGCCCCCTCAGGCATCAAGGGCCGAGTCGAAGGGCGCAAATTGTCGGCGATCCAGTGGTTGATGGAAGTCGCGATCGACAAGCCTGAAATGCGGTTCCTGCCGATGTTCCGAATCGATTCGGACGAAGTCCGCAGCGAACTCGAACTCGAACGCCGCGAAAGCAAACTGTATTCGCTAAACGAGCTGCTAGAACATTTTGATCGAGCCAGCGTGATCGTCGAGGCGGCCGCTCAAAAGGATGCATCGGAGATGACATTCAAAGAAAAGAAGCTGGTCGAACTGGACCGCCGAACACGGCAGTACACATTGACGGCCGCTGCGTTCCGATTGCCGGTGCCGGACAACATCCCAATGGAAGAATTTAAGAAGGTCTTTCCGGATGCGACTGAATCGGACCGTCAAATGGTGATGCTGCGTCAATTGCAGCGACGACTCGACGCAATGAAAAACATGTCAGCGCCCGCTATCGTCGCCCCTTCACAGGAAGACATCACGGCTTCGGATGACCAGCCCCAATGGTCCCCGTTCGCACCTGCGTTCTTTGACCACTTCCGTGAAGTTGCCGGCGGCAACGTTCCGGATTCCGACAAAGGCAACCCGGGCATCGAATCCTTCAGCCAAATCATCCAGGCCTACGGCAGCGACGATCCGGCAAAGTTCAATGCCTCAGTCGATGCAGAGCTCAACGCCGTCATGTCTTACCCGATTCCAGGCTACAAACCGAGCATGGTTTCACTGGAACGTTGGATGCAATCGAATTGGCCGACCGGTGTGGCGATGATGCTATACCTGATCACTTTGGTGATGGGACTGATTTACTTTTTGGTCGATCTGCCACGACTGCGTCAGGCGGTTTGGGGAACGCTTGCCTTGGCGATGGCGATCCACACAGTCGCCCTGATTTGCCGTATTTCGATCACCGGCCGTGCGCCGGTCATCAACCTGTATTCGTCGGCGGTATTCATCGGATGGGCTGCGGTATTGTTTGGCTTGGTCGTTGAACGAATCTTCAAGTACGGGATCGGAAACATCTTGTCGGCTGCGGCCGGCGTGATGACGCTGTTGGTCGCCTACGGCCTCAACTCGGGTGACACGATGCCCGTACTGCAAGCGGTTTTGGATACTCAGTTCTGGTTGGCCACGCACGTGATCAGCGTCACGCTGGGTTATGTTGCGACGCTTGTTGCGGGGACGCTTGGTGTTGGCTATCTGATCGCCGGATGGCTTGGCCGAGACGGCAAAGTAATGCGAGACTTGTATCGCTGTTGTTATGGCGCGGCTTGCTTCGGCATCCTGTTCAGTTTTGTGGGAACGGTCCTGGGCGGTCTTTGGGCCGACGATAGCTGGGGCAGATTCTGGGGCTGGGACCCGAAGGAAAACGGCGCGCTGCTGATCGTGATCTGGAATGCGTTGATGCTGCACGCCCGCTGGGACGGAATGGTCAGCGCTCGTGGATTTTCGGTGCTGGCGATCGGTGGCAACATCGTGACGGCATGGAGCTGGTTCGGCACCAACGAACTTGGCATCGGACTTCACAGCTACGGATTCACGTCCGGCGTGCTGATGTGGCTAAGCCTGTTTGTCGGCATCCAGCTCTTCTTCATGGTCGCTGACGGAGCATTCCGCTTGATGGGTTTGCGATTCGGCAAACCAACCGCCGGAAGCTAAAGAGCTCGCACGACGCCCGATCAGTAAGGCTGCGACGTGACTTCGCCGCCGGACCATTCTCTTGCCGTTTGGATCCTTGCTCGCATCGCGTCGGGGTCCAACGGCAGTGGGCGACTTGGCGGGATCAAGTACGGCAACAGTCCCGCGTTCTGACTCGAAAGCGGCACCGTGACACTGTGCGACGGTGCCAACACCGACATCAACGCAATCGCCGGCAACGTTTGTTGCCCGGAACGGACCAAAGCATAGCCACCCGAATGCAGCACGATGCCGGCCGGAAAACTGGTGTAGCCGACTTCGGTGTGACAGATCCCGTTGAGTTTCAACTGCGTGTCATTGAGCGAGAATCGCATCGCGATCCGGTCGTACGCTAGGTCTTCGACTCCGTCGGGAAG comes from the Rubripirellula reticaptiva genome and includes:
- the ccsA gene encoding cytochrome c biogenesis protein, translated to MATIASDVQAHDRTKAVDSFGWKLLQTAGSLKLTVFLFACSLILVLVGTLAQDEMNMLEVKQRYFLSWIAPLHIDDFFPQAFLAHDKPIPGVIPFTGGALIGVLLMINLIAAKITRFKIHASGSKLISGIAVILAGCAVAAVVILAGHDSDGLQGTPPEWLGYDKLWAGLLSAITLLGIGIGYTATKVNNSTIKPLLYVVAASILSVVAYSLFSGFRIGEPGLRIVWQLTKGLGAGVILLMGCQMVFGKQGGNVLLHIGVGLLMVGQFVFGDRQTEQRLSLIEGETTNSFVNLDQVELTFTESLEKEDIVTAIPGTRLQAAVDSDAKISDDSLPVDLKVIAFYPNSTLTEVPADNIANTGLGLETGAAERPKSGGVDAAMNVSSAYIELLDKQTGESLGKHLVSQLLSNREMLSRGGSSKNFYDSVEVGDKTYNIGLQFHREVKPYWVHLVDFRRTNYSGTQTPRDYSSFVRIIADDTGEDRNERIWMNNPLRYRGETFYQSSFDTLPSGQEVTSIQVVRNSGWLIPYVACSITALGMLAHFLGTLTRFLKRRERETRVEREELAAFAGKRPAQWPVYATVTGFGVLAMMALVPWTAVMNTARPAARMQSFDFYTAGKMPVQFGGRVMPLDAYARQTLKAISNKESLPLDTAPSGIKGRVEGRKLSAIQWLMEVAIDKPEMRFLPMFRIDSDEVRSELELERRESKLYSLNELLEHFDRASVIVEAAAQKDASEMTFKEKKLVELDRRTRQYTLTAAAFRLPVPDNIPMEEFKKVFPDATESDRQMVMLRQLQRRLDAMKNMSAPAIVAPSQEDITASDDQPQWSPFAPAFFDHFREVAGGNVPDSDKGNPGIESFSQIIQAYGSDDPAKFNASVDAELNAVMSYPIPGYKPSMVSLERWMQSNWPTGVAMMLYLITLVMGLIYFLVDLPRLRQAVWGTLALAMAIHTVALICRISITGRAPVINLYSSAVFIGWAAVLFGLVVERIFKYGIGNILSAAAGVMTLLVAYGLNSGDTMPVLQAVLDTQFWLATHVISVTLGYVATLVAGTLGVGYLIAGWLGRDGKVMRDLYRCCYGAACFGILFSFVGTVLGGLWADDSWGRFWGWDPKENGALLIVIWNALMLHARWDGMVSARGFSVLAIGGNIVTAWSWFGTNELGIGLHSYGFTSGVLMWLSLFVGIQLFFMVADGAFRLMGLRFGKPTAGS